One genomic segment of Arachis duranensis cultivar V14167 chromosome 4, aradu.V14167.gnm2.J7QH, whole genome shotgun sequence includes these proteins:
- the LOC107483988 gene encoding lecithin-cholesterol acyltransferase-like 4: MAIGFDDLVRALELWLKLNKKPKQTGANVNSDLDPVLLVPGIGGSILHAVNIDDDSYERVWVRFVAAEYKLKTKLWSRYDSSTGKTESMDPKTTIAVPEDRHGLYAIDILDPDLVIGSESVYYFHDMIVEMLKWGYQEGTTLFGFGYDFRQSNRLPETMDKLAAKLAAVYNSAGGKKINIITHSMGGILVKCFMALHTDIFEKYVKNWIAVCAPFQGAPGCTNSTFLNGMSFVEGWEQRLYISKWSMHQLLMECPSIYELMGPRNFNWQVIPRLELFRKHDSDGNSRIILESYTPSDNVGVLKEALATNTINCNGLDLPLPFNSDILKWANETWEILSSAKLPSGVKFYNIYGTNLATSHTVCYGSQDKPVTDLEQLRYFEAKYICVDGDGTVPVESAKADGLNAEARVGIPGEHRGILCEPHLFRIIKHWLRAGDPDPFYDPLNDYVILPTAFEMESHKEKGIEVASLKEEWDVISKDQDEQSNSHDKMEMRSISVKHDGTKAHATVTVREGKQHVKLKAVTVSVDA; the protein is encoded by the exons ATGGCGATCGGATTCGATGATCTTGTTCGAGCCTTGGAGCTCTGGTTGAAGCTCAACAAGAAGCCCAAGCAAACAGGGGCAAACGTGAACAGCGATCTTGACCCTGTTTTGTTGGTGCCTGGTATTGGTGGCTCCATTCTCCACGCCGTTAACATTGATGATGATAGTTATGAACGAGTATGGGTTCGATTCGTCGCGGCCGAGTACAAGCTGAAGACCAAGCTTTGGTCACGTTACGATTCTTCTACAG GGAAAACCGAATCCATGGATCCAAAGACAACTATTGCGGTTCCTGAAGATAGGCATGGGCTCTATGCTATTGATATTTTGGACCCTGACTTG gtaATTGGATCTGAGTCTGTGTATTATTTCCATGACATGATCGTTGAAATGCTCAAATGGGGGTATCAAGAGGGGACAACACTTTTTGGCTTTGGGTATGATTTTCGCCAAAGCAACag GTTGCCCGAAACAATGGACAAGTTGGCTGCAAAACTAGCAGCAGTGTATAATTCTGCAGGGGGGAAAAAGATAAACATCATAACTCATTCTATGGGTGGTATTTTGGTGAAATGTTTTATGGCCCTCCATACTGAT ATTTTTGAGAAGTACGTGAAAAATTGGATTGCAGTTTGTGCTCCATTCCAGG GTGCACCTGGATGTACCAATTCTACCTTTCTAAACGGAATGTCGTTTGTGGAGGGATGGGAGCAGAGGCTTTATATTTCCAAATGGAGCATGCACCAGTTG CTGATGGAATGTCCATCTATATACGAATTGATGGGCCCTCGTAATTTTAATTGGCAAGTCATTCCTCGTCTGGAATTGTTTCGCAAGCATGATTCCGATGGGAACTCTCGTATTATTCTTGAATCATATACACCATCTGATAACGTTGGTGTTCTCAAGGAAGCACTTGCAACTAACACA attaatTGCAATGGTTTGGATTTGCCCCTGCCTTTCAATTCAGACATCTTGAAATGGGCAAATGAAACATGGGAGATTCTTTCCTCAGCCAAACTTCCCTCAGGAGTTAAATTTTACAATATTTATGGAACCAATCTTGCAACATCTCATACTGTTTG CTATGGAAGTCAGGACAAGCCTGTAACTGATCTGGAACAGCTACGATATTTTGAG GCCAAATATATATGCGTTGATGGTGATGGAACAGTCCCAGTAGAGTCAGCTAAG GCTGATGGGCTCAATGCTGAGGCAAGAGTTGGAATTCCAGGTGAACATCGGGGTATCCTCTGCGAACCTCATCTATTCCGGATTATCAAGCACTGGCTGAGAGCTGGAGACCCAGATCCTTTTTACGATCCCCTGAATGATTATGTGATTCTACCCACTGCTTTTGAAATGGAGAGTCACAAAGAGAAGGGTATAGAAGTAGCATCCCTTAAAGAGGAATGGGATGTTATTTCCAAAGACCAAGATGAACAAAGCAATAGTCATGATAAAATGGAGATGAGATCCATATCAGTTAAACATGATGGGACTAAGGCTCATGCTACCGTCACTGTTCGCGAGGGTAAACAACATGTTAAACTGAAAGCTGTGACCGTTTCAGTGGATGCCTAA